One stretch of Muribaculum intestinale DNA includes these proteins:
- a CDS encoding T9SS type A sorting domain-containing protein has translation MKKFFAMCALLITSTAVARGDSGWLMVTDAGMRIPMEHVGMLVVADNAMTFSVIRTVGEAVSGVTSVTFSYDPSSSGITEVSATEVGILPDAVSSTVTLMGCRGRQFTVCDMSGRIYISAVIANDSETVDVSALSGGIYVLSVCESSVKFIKR, from the coding sequence ATGAAAAAGTTTTTTGCAATGTGCGCGCTGCTGATTACATCGACGGCTGTGGCGCGAGGCGATTCGGGTTGGCTTATGGTCACTGATGCAGGAATGCGTATTCCGATGGAACATGTAGGTATGCTTGTTGTCGCGGATAATGCCATGACATTTTCTGTAATTCGCACAGTCGGAGAGGCTGTGAGCGGAGTCACTTCAGTCACGTTTTCCTACGACCCATCTTCATCTGGTATCACTGAAGTAAGCGCAACTGAAGTTGGCATTCTTCCCGATGCTGTGTCGTCGACAGTTACGCTTATGGGCTGCAGGGGGCGTCAGTTTACTGTGTGTGACATGTCGGGACGTATCTATATTTCGGCTGTAATTGCCAACGATTCAGAAACGGTGGATGTTTCCGCTCTGTCTGGTGGCATCTATGTGCTTAGTGTCTGTGAGAGCTCTGTTAAATTCATTAAAAGATAA
- a CDS encoding Arm DNA-binding domain-containing protein → MKKNTFKVLFYLRGNHVNKDGTSAIMIRISIDGEIEQLTSKLYVDPKVWDTKRGRANGRSAKILELNGRLQDIDVSNI, encoded by the coding sequence ATGAAAAAGAACACATTCAAAGTCCTGTTCTATCTCCGTGGGAACCATGTCAACAAGGATGGCACCTCTGCCATTATGATAAGGATTTCCATAGATGGAGAAATTGAACAGCTAACATCCAAACTTTATGTAGATCCTAAAGTTTGGGACACCAAAAGAGGACGTGCCAATGGCAGGTCTGCCAAGATTCTCGAACTGAACGGCAGACTTCAGGACATAGATGTATCTAACATTTGA
- the istB gene encoding IS21-like element helper ATPase IstB, with product MTDIHETDRDGLRELIRSCAFDLKLPLVRRDIDLLIQQSADEQWNLWRFTAELLRREKENRSENQRRHRIKNAGFPQLRYLNEIDTDALPADARKALPTLETLDFIKNGRNLILYGNPGTGKTHLATALGIAACNAGHSVLFTSVPRLLTQIRECRNALTLRSLENKFERYDMVICDEFGYVSCDKAGAEMLFNHLSLRTDKKTTVVTTNLAFNRWNEIIDDKVLVTAMVDRLTHKAILLNMTGKSYRMKETQEMMTQQI from the coding sequence ATGACAGACATACATGAAACAGACCGTGACGGACTTCGGGAGCTCATTCGCTCATGCGCTTTCGACCTTAAACTCCCGCTTGTGCGGCGCGACATCGACCTGCTTATACAGCAGAGCGCCGACGAACAATGGAACCTATGGCGGTTTACAGCCGAACTGCTCCGGCGCGAAAAAGAGAACCGCTCTGAAAACCAGCGCCGTCACCGCATCAAAAACGCAGGGTTCCCGCAACTTCGCTATCTTAACGAAATCGACACCGACGCTCTGCCCGCCGATGCCCGGAAAGCGCTCCCGACACTCGAGACACTCGACTTCATCAAAAACGGACGCAACCTCATTCTATACGGCAATCCCGGAACAGGCAAGACTCATCTGGCGACAGCTCTCGGTATCGCCGCATGTAATGCCGGACACTCGGTGCTGTTCACATCCGTGCCAAGACTGCTCACGCAGATACGCGAGTGCCGCAACGCTTTGACACTCCGGTCGCTGGAAAACAAGTTCGAGAGATACGACATGGTCATCTGTGATGAGTTCGGATACGTCTCCTGCGACAAGGCCGGCGCAGAGATGCTCTTTAACCATCTCTCCCTCCGCACCGACAAGAAGACGACCGTCGTCACAACCAATCTCGCCTTCAACCGCTGGAACGAGATTATTGACGACAAAGTACTGGTCACCGCAATGGTAGACCGCCTGACCCACAAGGCTATACTGCTTAACATGACAGGCAAATCATACCGCATGAAAGAAACTCAGGAAATGATGACTCAACAAATATAA
- the istA gene encoding IS21 family transposase, which produces MLHMEEKTSIILSHRREGMSIREIARRNGMSRKTVRKYLREFEREAGPSPTEREVDDYLLTRPKYDSSGRVRRVVTDDVRRRIDGFIARNRENVAAGLHKQQMRKLDMWRRLQDDGVRIAYSTVCQYVRALEAAPKSQEKPAKAYIRQDYEPGFRCEFDWGVLTLWIGGVRTRLHMAVFTLDHSNMRKAYLFSREDTLALMEAHRNCFRELGGTPRVMAYDNMRTAVKKFLGRDREHTDALLRMEVHYCFTPHFCNPRSGWEKGKVERSVEYIRRRAFSFEVRFDSLDAAQTHLAAVCDRLNTEASNMSAEEKRLRIQADLAALRPLDHGDIGCFEQRLYRVGKYSTITVDGVHYSVPDRLVGSQVAVKLYSERIVVLYGRDKVANHARSRRSGDWVIDLMHYLGTFLRKPAALGRSVALQQVHPSVAALYREHFRESPRSFIELLVFTRDNNLAYTDIVRAATSLSSRGLQRLSSEQIQAQMISAEGHMQSTADIAATNVPDPQQAEIESSASHTLDMLSSFMEYTRASQAD; this is translated from the coding sequence ATGCTACACATGGAGGAAAAAACATCCATTATTCTGTCTCATCGCCGCGAGGGGATGAGCATCCGCGAGATAGCGCGCCGCAACGGCATGAGCCGCAAGACCGTGCGCAAGTATCTGCGCGAGTTCGAGAGAGAGGCCGGCCCGTCACCGACAGAGCGGGAGGTTGACGATTATCTGCTGACCAGGCCGAAGTATGACAGCAGCGGACGCGTCAGGCGTGTTGTGACCGATGATGTCCGCCGTCGCATCGATGGTTTTATCGCCCGCAACCGGGAGAACGTCGCTGCCGGATTGCACAAGCAGCAGATGCGCAAGCTCGATATGTGGCGACGTCTTCAGGACGATGGCGTGCGTATCGCCTATTCCACAGTATGTCAGTATGTCCGTGCGCTGGAGGCAGCGCCGAAGTCGCAAGAAAAGCCTGCAAAGGCATATATCCGTCAGGACTATGAGCCTGGATTCCGTTGCGAGTTCGACTGGGGCGTGCTTACCCTGTGGATCGGTGGAGTCAGGACTCGCCTTCACATGGCGGTATTCACCCTCGACCACAGCAATATGCGCAAGGCATATCTGTTTTCGCGCGAAGATACCCTGGCTCTTATGGAAGCCCACCGCAACTGCTTCCGGGAGTTGGGGGGCACCCCGCGCGTGATGGCCTATGACAACATGCGTACCGCCGTAAAGAAGTTCCTCGGGCGCGACCGCGAGCACACGGATGCGCTGCTGCGCATGGAGGTACACTACTGTTTCACACCCCATTTCTGCAACCCTCGCTCGGGATGGGAAAAAGGCAAGGTGGAACGTTCGGTGGAATATATCCGGCGTCGTGCATTCTCGTTCGAGGTCCGGTTTGACTCCCTGGATGCCGCGCAGACGCATCTGGCGGCAGTCTGCGACAGGCTCAACACAGAGGCGTCCAACATGTCGGCGGAAGAAAAACGCCTGCGCATACAGGCCGATCTGGCGGCGCTACGTCCGTTGGACCACGGTGACATCGGCTGCTTCGAGCAGCGGCTGTACCGCGTCGGAAAGTATTCAACGATAACCGTTGACGGAGTGCACTACTCTGTGCCCGACCGTCTGGTGGGCTCGCAGGTGGCGGTAAAGCTGTATTCCGAGCGCATCGTGGTGCTTTACGGACGCGACAAGGTGGCCAATCATGCCCGAAGCCGACGCTCCGGCGACTGGGTCATCGACCTGATGCATTATCTGGGTACATTCCTGCGCAAACCGGCCGCTCTGGGGCGGTCTGTGGCTCTGCAACAGGTACATCCGTCGGTGGCGGCGCTTTACCGCGAACACTTCCGCGAGTCTCCGCGAAGCTTCATAGAACTGCTTGTGTTCACCCGCGACAACAATCTGGCATACACTGACATCGTCCGTGCCGCCACAAGTCTTTCGTCCCGCGGGCTCCAGCGCCTCTCATCTGAACAGATACAGGCTCAGATGATCTCGGCGGAAGGACATATGCAGTCAACCGCCGATATCGCGGCAACGAACGTTCCCGACCCGCAACAGGCTGAAATAGAAAGTTCGGCAAGCCATACCCTTGACATGCTTTCATCATTTATGGAATATACCCGCGCATCGCAGGCAGACTGA
- a CDS encoding RloB family protein → MGQPPKSKIEQLKREKREAKAAKKRKIATRDKIVRFLVVCEGERTEPNYFKELVKDRYSEVRSEEIVGEGRSTCALVKRAADIKTQLERQRQLPFDRVWVVFDKDDFNDFNEAIQLASRKGIYPAWTNEAFELWYLLHFVYLDAAISRADYITKLENEIRKHDGYANFKYTKNDPGIYALLQAIGNENQAKINAQKLRKFFEHSFDYKSHKPCTTVDVLVDELEHPESILPTLE, encoded by the coding sequence ATGGGACAGCCGCCAAAATCAAAAATCGAGCAACTCAAAAGGGAGAAGCGCGAGGCAAAGGCCGCCAAAAAGCGTAAAATTGCCACGAGAGATAAGATTGTGCGTTTCCTTGTAGTCTGCGAGGGAGAACGCACCGAACCTAATTATTTCAAGGAGCTTGTTAAAGACCGCTATTCAGAGGTACGTTCCGAAGAAATTGTAGGCGAAGGTCGTTCAACCTGCGCACTGGTAAAACGTGCTGCCGACATCAAGACACAGCTTGAACGCCAAAGGCAACTACCTTTCGACCGCGTTTGGGTAGTGTTTGACAAAGACGACTTTAATGATTTCAATGAAGCCATTCAGCTTGCATCAAGAAAAGGGATTTATCCGGCGTGGACTAACGAGGCGTTTGAGCTGTGGTATCTGTTGCATTTTGTCTATCTTGATGCCGCAATCTCCCGTGCAGACTACATAACCAAACTCGAAAACGAGATCCGTAAACATGACGGATATGCGAATTTCAAATACACGAAGAATGACCCTGGAATATATGCTTTGCTCCAAGCAATCGGCAATGAGAATCAGGCAAAGATAAACGCACAGAAATTGCGTAAATTCTTTGAACACTCTTTTGATTACAAAAGTCACAAGCCATGCACTACTGTTGATGTATTGGTTGATGAGCTTGAACACCCCGAAAGCATATTGCCCACGTTAGAATAG
- a CDS encoding AAA family ATPase — translation MLVNFTFKNFRSFRDEMTLSMEAASIQELSEAVVKSCDEELLPVAVMYGANSSGKSNVLKALKAMRDVLLNSVKLNPKDKLDAEPFCLDLTSAEQPTSFEIQFTLNGSKFRYGFDYTANEILAEWLYEKRVGEREFELFLRSGNEFKISKTRFAEGNGKQDATPSNRLFVSLVAQLNGKLSQSILDWFSSIEYISGMDGKEYAGKTLEMLFLNQQGATEIKQLFTETNLGFNELDIELDDSVAMKMKAESVHNLYDADGTMVGVRTFSTDKMESEGTKKMIEIAGPLVDAILSGKILVVDELDAKLHPFLTRKIIGLFMDREINRNGAQLIFATHDTNLLNLQYLRRDQIWFTEKDKTDSTELYSLVEFRDDAGNKVRNDRNIEKDYINGRYGAIPFMS, via the coding sequence ATGTTAGTCAACTTTACATTCAAAAATTTCAGATCATTCAGAGATGAAATGACTTTAAGCATGGAGGCTGCTTCAATTCAGGAGCTGTCCGAAGCCGTAGTAAAGTCTTGTGATGAGGAATTGCTCCCTGTCGCCGTGATGTACGGGGCAAACTCAAGCGGTAAAAGCAATGTGTTGAAAGCATTGAAAGCTATGCGTGATGTGCTTCTCAACTCGGTCAAACTCAATCCTAAGGATAAACTTGATGCAGAACCATTCTGCCTTGACCTCACATCGGCGGAACAACCCACATCCTTTGAAATTCAGTTCACTCTGAACGGCTCCAAATTCAGATATGGCTTTGATTATACCGCCAATGAAATCCTTGCCGAATGGCTTTATGAAAAGCGTGTGGGCGAAAGAGAATTTGAACTGTTTTTGAGAAGCGGAAATGAGTTCAAAATCTCCAAGACACGTTTTGCAGAAGGTAACGGCAAACAAGATGCTACGCCTTCAAACCGTTTGTTCGTGTCGCTCGTGGCACAACTTAACGGAAAACTGTCGCAATCAATTCTTGATTGGTTTTCGAGCATCGAGTATATTTCCGGAATGGACGGAAAAGAATATGCCGGCAAAACATTGGAAATGTTGTTCCTGAACCAGCAAGGAGCAACCGAGATCAAACAACTTTTCACTGAAACAAACTTAGGATTCAATGAACTGGATATAGAGTTGGATGATTCAGTTGCTATGAAGATGAAGGCAGAAAGTGTCCATAATCTTTATGATGCAGACGGGACAATGGTAGGTGTCCGGACTTTCTCCACCGACAAGATGGAATCAGAAGGCACAAAGAAGATGATTGAAATTGCAGGACCACTTGTCGATGCAATTCTTTCAGGTAAAATCCTTGTGGTTGACGAGCTTGATGCAAAACTCCACCCGTTCCTTACACGCAAAATCATCGGGCTGTTCATGGACAGGGAGATTAACCGCAACGGAGCGCAACTTATCTTTGCGACACACGACACAAATCTGCTCAATCTCCAATATCTGCGCCGCGATCAGATCTGGTTTACCGAAAAGGATAAAACCGATTCAACTGAATTGTATTCACTGGTTGAATTCCGTGATGATGCCGGAAACAAGGTGCGCAATGACCGCAATATTGAAAAGGATTATATCAATGGACGATACGGTGCAATACCTTTTATGAGTTGA
- the istB gene encoding IS21-like element helper ATPase IstB yields the protein MTDIHETDRDGLRELIRSCAFDLKLPLVRRDIDLLIQQSADEQWNLWRFTAELLRREKENRSENQRRHRIKNAGFPQLRYLNEIDTDALPADARKALPTLETLDFIKNGRNLILYGNPGTGKTHLATALGIAACNAGHSVLFTSVPRLLTQIRECRNALTLRSLENKFERYDMVICDEFGYVSCDKAGAEMLFNHLSLRTDKKTTVVTTNLAFNRWNEIIDDKVLVTAMVDRLTHKAILLNMTGKSYRMKETQEMMTMIR from the coding sequence ATGACAGACATACATGAAACAGACCGTGACGGACTTCGGGAGCTCATTCGCTCATGCGCTTTCGACCTTAAACTCCCGCTTGTGCGGCGCGACATCGACCTGCTTATACAGCAGAGCGCCGACGAACAATGGAACCTATGGCGGTTTACAGCCGAACTGCTCCGGCGCGAAAAAGAGAACCGCTCTGAAAACCAGCGCCGTCACCGCATCAAAAACGCAGGGTTCCCGCAACTTCGCTATCTTAACGAAATCGACACCGACGCTCTGCCCGCCGATGCCCGGAAAGCGCTCCCGACACTCGAGACACTCGACTTCATCAAAAACGGACGCAACCTCATTCTATACGGCAATCCCGGAACAGGCAAGACTCATCTGGCGACAGCTCTCGGTATCGCCGCATGTAATGCCGGACACTCGGTGCTGTTCACATCCGTGCCAAGACTGCTCACGCAGATACGCGAGTGCCGCAACGCTTTGACACTCCGGTCGCTGGAAAACAAGTTCGAGAGATACGACATGGTCATCTGTGATGAGTTCGGATACGTCTCCTGCGACAAGGCCGGCGCAGAGATGCTCTTTAACCATCTCTCCCTCCGCACCGACAAGAAGACGACCGTCGTCACAACCAATCTCGCCTTCAACCGCTGGAACGAGATTATTGACGACAAAGTACTGGTCACCGCAATGGTAGACCGCCTGACCCACAAGGCTATACTGCTTAACATGACAGGCAAATCATACCGCATGAAAGAAACTCAGGAAATGATGACAATGATTCGGTAA
- a CDS encoding transposase: MNVLAILKDFTFRCKSVFENTTTKMSKRFLNWLILTIRTVALIPGKVNFTRLSRYGGRTAKTFASNFKTSVDWMKVNIGMAQDCFGPTDDMAVAIDPSFISKAGRLTYGIGRFWSGVAQRVKRGLEIMAIGAISLSKHTCVMLGAVQSPDFRTLESEKQMSMLDWYVALVRSKATELLSLTDILVADAFFSKYEFVNEVIGMGFRFVGRLRANSYLRYLAIPDSSAPRRRGRKKKYGEKVDFSNLDMSVFTSFIYEDSKGNKTRCHTAVVHSRALKRDIRIVVCPVENGESLLYFSTDTDMRPEKIIGFYRTRFQIEFGIRDAKQFTGLQSQQTRDKARLDFAFNLSFTALNVCKEVIRKDYPDLSVAQFKRLMFESYLASTIISTCGKSPHLKIIQKINHRLAQLAA; this comes from the coding sequence ATGAACGTATTGGCGATTCTCAAAGACTTCACCTTTCGGTGTAAGTCGGTATTTGAAAATACTACAACCAAGATGAGCAAAAGGTTCCTCAACTGGCTGATTTTAACAATACGCACTGTAGCGTTGATTCCGGGCAAAGTCAATTTTACCCGGCTGTCGCGCTATGGCGGTCGTACAGCCAAGACCTTTGCCTCCAATTTCAAGACATCCGTAGACTGGATGAAAGTCAACATAGGTATGGCGCAGGATTGTTTTGGACCGACCGATGACATGGCAGTGGCAATCGATCCGTCGTTCATTTCAAAAGCAGGCAGACTGACGTATGGCATAGGCCGTTTCTGGTCAGGGGTGGCACAACGTGTGAAACGCGGTCTGGAGATAATGGCAATTGGAGCAATAAGTCTGAGTAAACATACATGCGTGATGCTCGGTGCTGTCCAGTCACCGGACTTCAGGACTCTTGAATCCGAGAAACAAATGTCAATGCTTGACTGGTATGTGGCACTTGTCAGGTCAAAGGCTACTGAGCTGCTTTCACTGACGGATATTCTGGTCGCAGATGCATTTTTCTCCAAATATGAGTTTGTAAATGAAGTGATTGGCATGGGATTCCGATTTGTCGGGAGATTACGTGCCAATTCATATCTGAGGTATCTGGCCATACCGGATTCCTCCGCCCCGCGAAGACGCGGCAGAAAGAAAAAGTATGGAGAGAAAGTGGATTTCTCCAACCTTGATATGTCCGTGTTCACTTCATTCATATATGAGGATTCCAAAGGAAACAAAACCCGATGTCACACGGCGGTCGTACATTCGAGGGCATTGAAACGCGACATCCGTATCGTGGTCTGTCCGGTTGAAAACGGAGAGTCTCTTCTTTACTTCTCTACCGACACCGACATGAGGCCTGAAAAGATCATCGGTTTCTACCGCACCCGCTTTCAGATTGAGTTCGGCATACGCGATGCCAAGCAGTTCACCGGACTTCAGTCACAGCAGACCCGCGACAAAGCCCGGCTTGACTTTGCGTTCAATCTTTCCTTCACAGCCCTCAATGTCTGCAAAGAGGTCATAAGGAAGGATTATCCGGATCTTTCGGTAGCGCAGTTCAAGCGGCTTATGTTTGAATCTTATCTCGCCTCAACAATTATTTCGACTTGCGGAAAATCTCCGCATCTCAAAATAATTCAGAAAATAAATCATCGATTGGCTCAGTTAGCGGCTTAG
- a CDS encoding PcfK-like family protein has translation MKSSENFIEAIRKYLDSRAESDNLFAIRYADPSKSLSECCQFILNEVKRQGVSVMTNDEVFSLATHYWDGDCTAEEIGKPINCKVVISKDQLTEEDKATLKEQAMEQFKQEQLRELRRQSQPKAQPKPTATAPKAEAEIDTIPNLFDEL, from the coding sequence ATGAAATCATCTGAGAATTTTATCGAGGCTATCCGCAAATATCTCGATAGCCGTGCAGAGAGCGACAATCTGTTTGCTATCCGCTATGCAGACCCATCTAAGTCCCTTTCCGAGTGCTGTCAGTTCATACTGAACGAAGTCAAACGTCAGGGTGTCAGCGTAATGACCAACGATGAGGTATTTTCGCTTGCGACCCATTATTGGGATGGCGATTGTACCGCAGAGGAAATCGGCAAACCCATCAACTGCAAGGTGGTAATCTCCAAAGACCAACTCACCGAGGAAGACAAAGCCACGCTCAAAGAGCAGGCTATGGAGCAGTTCAAGCAGGAACAACTCCGAGAACTCCGCAGACAATCTCAGCCGAAGGCTCAACCCAAGCCGACCGCCACCGCTCCCAAAGCCGAAGCAGAGATTGACACTATCCCCAACCTATTTGATGAACTCTAA
- a CDS encoding DUF6088 family protein, with translation MTAAQQIEDKVNLIVDGTVFSIEDLGLPAEWWENIRVKLSRMVGKGMIQKLSKGRFYKPEKSVFGTLKPNLQEIVKDLIYDRDGKPIGYLTGYSIWNDMALTTQVASVIMLGTNKRHNAIKRGIYLIRFVHQPNAISKDNIYLLQILDTIKFIKKIPDTGIARSITALKSSIGQLPENDIKKIIRLSDKYQPRVKAILGAILDDLGYGSHTIVLRDALNPGTKYKIGLGNATELLSKDKWNIE, from the coding sequence ATGACTGCAGCTCAACAGATAGAGGATAAGGTCAATCTAATTGTCGATGGAACTGTTTTCTCCATCGAAGACCTCGGACTTCCAGCCGAATGGTGGGAAAATATCCGGGTCAAATTGTCACGCATGGTCGGCAAAGGGATGATTCAGAAACTATCAAAAGGCAGGTTCTACAAACCTGAGAAGTCTGTTTTTGGAACGTTGAAACCGAATTTGCAAGAGATTGTCAAAGATCTCATTTATGATAGAGACGGCAAACCAATAGGTTATCTAACCGGATATTCAATTTGGAATGATATGGCGTTGACTACACAGGTCGCGAGTGTGATAATGTTAGGCACCAATAAGAGGCATAATGCCATAAAAAGAGGCATATATTTGATTCGCTTCGTGCACCAGCCTAACGCAATTTCCAAAGACAATATCTACCTTTTACAGATTCTCGATACGATTAAGTTTATAAAAAAAATTCCGGATACCGGGATTGCCCGCTCCATAACGGCGTTGAAATCATCTATCGGACAATTGCCGGAGAATGATATTAAGAAAATTATCAGATTATCGGATAAATACCAGCCCCGTGTGAAAGCCATTCTCGGTGCAATTCTTGATGATTTAGGATATGGTAGCCATACCATTGTTCTTCGTGACGCGCTTAATCCAGGAACTAAATATAAAATAGGGTTGGGAAATGCCACTGAATTACTCAGCAAAGATAAATGGAATATTGAATGA
- a CDS encoding nucleotidyl transferase AbiEii/AbiGii toxin family protein — protein sequence MKLHDNKRSFREAIELTAQDLEIYPEFVEKDYWICQILQNLSRNPAAERTVWKGGTSLSKAYGLIARFSSDVDFAILGEGLSQNQQKKFVARIGHESTAGMEEVEKPDTVKNNRFRKTYHIYKSVLDGINRGSSNVMSNQVIVEINTYGNPYPYERREIKPFITEMMERRGLNDMIADLDMKPFVLNVLDKRRTLCEKVVSLLRFSFEDDPTAGLISKIRHFYDLYFLLGDEECGDYVVGDLKQNLVELIEHDKKEFDRPPKWRDAPILSSPLIVDFDSTWSKISDVYKSELSVLSYRTIPGPNEIADSMKELIKVVVDAVR from the coding sequence ATGAAACTACATGACAACAAGCGGTCATTTCGAGAGGCAATAGAATTGACAGCGCAAGACCTTGAGATATATCCTGAATTTGTCGAGAAAGATTACTGGATATGCCAGATATTACAGAATCTATCGCGAAATCCTGCGGCGGAAAGGACCGTGTGGAAAGGAGGAACTTCGCTTTCAAAGGCATACGGATTAATCGCAAGGTTCTCCTCAGATGTTGACTTCGCTATATTGGGCGAGGGGCTGAGCCAGAACCAGCAGAAAAAGTTCGTGGCAAGGATAGGACATGAGTCCACCGCAGGCATGGAGGAAGTTGAAAAGCCCGATACTGTCAAGAACAACCGCTTCCGTAAGACGTATCATATCTACAAGTCAGTTCTGGATGGCATCAATAGAGGATCGTCCAATGTAATGAGCAATCAGGTGATTGTAGAGATCAACACCTACGGTAATCCATATCCATACGAAAGAAGGGAAATCAAACCCTTTATAACAGAAATGATGGAACGCCGGGGGCTTAACGATATGATTGCCGATCTTGACATGAAACCCTTCGTCTTGAATGTGCTTGACAAACGGCGTACTCTCTGTGAAAAAGTGGTATCACTTTTGAGATTCTCCTTTGAAGATGACCCGACGGCAGGCCTCATCTCTAAGATACGACATTTCTACGATCTGTATTTTCTCCTCGGTGATGAGGAATGCGGCGATTATGTTGTCGGAGATTTGAAACAGAATCTCGTTGAACTTATCGAGCATGACAAGAAAGAGTTTGACCGTCCTCCGAAATGGCGCGACGCTCCCATTCTGTCTTCGCCTCTGATTGTTGACTTCGATTCGACATGGAGCAAGATAAGCGATGTATATAAATCTGAACTTTCGGTTTTGTCATATCGGACAATCCCCGGACCGAATGAGATTGCAGACTCAATGAAAGAACTCATCAAAGTTGTTGTCGATGCAGTTCGATAA
- a CDS encoding transposase: MKKNTFKVLFYIRVIKKILADRGYRGDLIELVRNTFGMNVEITLSGSSDGKFIPAKGRWVAERSISWLDNFRRLCRNYEDTLEVARQMVIIAGVAMLLNRLTAN, from the coding sequence ATGAAAAAGAACACATTCAAAGTTCTATTTTACATCCGCGTCATCAAGAAGATTCTTGCAGACAGAGGCTATCGCGGAGATTTGATTGAACTTGTGAGAAATACCTTTGGCATGAACGTGGAAATCACTTTGTCTGGTTCTTCTGACGGGAAGTTTATCCCGGCAAAGGGCAGATGGGTTGCGGAGCGCTCTATCTCATGGCTTGACAACTTCCGACGTTTATGCAGAAATTATGAGGATACATTGGAGGTCGCACGACAGATGGTCATCATAGCAGGTGTGGCAATGCTCTTGAACAGGCTTACAGCAAATTAA